GTCGTGCCGTTCGGCGGTCGGCGGCGGCGGCGCGCCCGGCGTGGAGCTGCCCTCGGTCGCGGTGAGCCTGCCGGAGGCGTTGGCGGAGCCGCTGCGCACCGGGACGCCGTCCGTGGTGGGCCGGGTCGAGCACGGCCGGTGCCTGCTGGACCTGCGCACGGTCGGCCCGGACGAGGACGAACTGCTGCTCGCGGCGGTGCGCGCGTGTACGTCGTAGCGACCGCGGGGCACGTGGACCACGGCAAGTCGACGCTGGTCGAGCGGCTCACCGGCACCTGGCCCGACCGCCTGGCGGAGGAGCAGCGCCGCGGGCTGACGATCGAGCTGGGGTTCGCCTGGACGGAGATCGACGGGCGGCGGCTCGCGTTCGTGGACGTGCCCGGGCACGAGCGGTTCGTGCCGAACATGCTCGCCGGGGTCGGCCCGGTGCCCGCCGTGGTGTTCGTCGTGGCCGCGGACGAGGGGTGGATGCCCCAGTCGGCGGAACACCTGGCGGCGCTCGACGCGCTCGGCGTCCGGCACGCGCTCCTCGTCGTGACCAAGGCCGACCTCGCCGATCCCGGGCCTGCGACCGCGGAAGCGCTTTCCCAGCTGGCGGTCCTCGGCAGCTGCGACGCGGTGTCGATCGGGCGCGGCGGGGACCTGGCGCCGGTGCGCCGGGCGCTGTGCGCGCTCGTCGACCGGCTGCCCGCCCCGGATCCGGCGGCGGACGTGCGGCTGTGGGTGGACCGGGCGTTCACGGTGCGCGGCGCGGGCACGGTGGTGACCGGGACGCTCGCCGGCGGCACCCTGCGCGCCGGGGACGAGCTGGAGCTGGCCGGGGAGCGGGTGAGCGTGCGCGGGCTGCAGTCGCTCGGCGCGGCGGAAACCGAGGTGACCGCGGTGGCGCGGGTCGCGGTGAACCTGCGCGGGGTGGACCGCGACCGGGTGCGGCGCGGGGACGCGCTGCTGACGCCCGGGGCGTGGGTGCACACGTCGGAGGTGGACGTGGCCGTGCGCGCGCAGGGGGAGCTGCACCGGGAGCTGGTGCTGCACCTCGGCGCGGCGGCGGTCCCGGTGCACGTCCGTCCACTGGGGACGGACGCGGCGCGCCTGCGGTTGCGGGAACCGTTGCCGCTGCGCATCGGGGATGTCGGGCTCCTGCGGGACCCCGGCGAGCACCGGATCGCGGCCGGGGTCACGGTGCTGGACGTGCGGCCGCCGCTGCTGCGGCGTCGCGGTGCGGCGCGTGCGCGGGCGGCCGAGCTGGCAGCCGGCCGGGTGGCGCCGCCGCCGATCGCCCGCGCGAGCGAGCTGCGGGCGATGGGATTTCCCTTGACGGGCAAGCGGATCGGCGAGTGGATCGTGGACGACGCGGCCATCGCGCGGGCACGCGAGGAGGCGCGGTCGCGGTTCGACGAGTGGTCATCTCGCAACCCCGTCGCGGCCGGGATGCCGGTGGAGGCGCTGCGCCAGGCGACCGGCCTGCCCGCGGCCGAGCTGGTGCCGGCCGCGCTGGACGGCACCGGATTGGTGATGGCCGACGGCCTCGTGCGGCGCCCGGGCGCGGGGTTGCCCGCGCCGGTGCTGTCCGCGCTGGCACGGCTGGACGAGCGGTTCCGGTCGCAGCCGTTCCGCGCGCCCGAGGCCGACGACCTCGCCGAGCTGGGGCTGGGCACGCGGGAACTGGCGGCGGCGGTGCGGGCCGGGCGGCTCACCCGGATCGCCGACGGGGTGTTCCTCGGCCCGGACGCGGTTCCGCGGGCCGCCGAGGTGCTGGGGACGCTGCCGCAGCCGTTCACGGTCAGCGAGGCCCGGCGAGCGCTGGACACGACGCGCCGGGTCGCGGTGCCGTTGCTGGAGCTCCTCGACGCCCGCGCGATCACCGCCCGGACCCCGGATTCGCGGCGCCACCTGCGCTGAGCTGCCACGACACGCGGGTTTCGCTCGGAAGCGTGACGGGTACTCGACTCACGGTGAGGAGAGGAGCTCGTCATGGACACGAACGCCTATGTGGCCTTCCTCGTGATAGGCGCGCTGATCGTCCTGGTCGACGGTCAGTTCGTCTACCACAGCGGGAAGCGGTACCTGGCGAACGGGCAGGGCGAATCGGAATCGGGGGCGTCCATGGCCCGGCTGGTCGCGGTGCTGTTCCACATCGCGACGCTGGGCGTGCTCGCGCTCATCTCCACGATCGATTTCCCCGGCGGCACCACGCCGACGGCGATCGTGGGACGCATCGGCGTGTTCCTGCTGGTGCTGGCGCTGGCCCACGGCATCACCATCGCCGTGCTGTCGCGCCAGCGCGAGGAACAGGTCGTCGAGCAGATCAACACGCGGATGAACGCCCCGCGACCGGCGGACCACTCGCTCAACGACCCGGTCGTCTCGCCGGTGCCCGGGCAGGAGGGCCGCGACCCGCGGGTCAGCCCGAGCATCGAGAGCGGCACGCCGTACACGACGGACCGGTACTAGGAGTTCAGGCTCCGCAACAGTTCCAGCGTCCGATCCTGCTCCGCCGGTGACCCGACGAGGGCGGCGGCGAACTCGGTGGCTCCGGCGTCCAGCTGACGCCGGAGTTCCCGTTCGACCGCGTCCTCGTCGCCGGCGACGACGACCTCCGCGATCTCCCGTACCCCCTCCCGGTCGAGGACCGCGCGGTACGCGGGCAGCGTCCCGGCGATGCCGTACTCCCGCGCGACCCACGCGCGGATAGCGTCCGGCTCGTCGGTCACCGCCACCACCACGCCCGCCACCACGCGTGGCTCGGCCCGCCCGGCAGCGGCCTTCCTGATCTTCGGGACGATGTGCTCGCCAAGCGTGCGCGGCCCCGCCCAGGTGGTGATCGTCCCGTCCGCCAGCTCGCCCGCGACGCGCAACGTCCGGTCCCCGAGCGCGGACACCAGCAGCGCGGGCGGCGTCGCCCCGGCCACTTCCAGCCGCGCTCGTGCTGTCAACGTTTCCCCTTGGTGGGCAACGGTTTCCCCACGCAGCAGCGGCCCGAGTGCGCTCAGGTACTCGCGGAGGTGCCTGGCCGGTCGGTCGTAGGGGAGGCCGTACTGGCCTTCGACCATGACCGGGTGGCTGAGCCCGACGCCGAGGCTGAGCCGGTTGCCGGTGGCCGACTGCGTGCTCAACGCGCGCGTGGCCAGGGTGATCGGGTGCTGCGGCCAGGTCGGCACGATCGCGGTGCCGAGCTCGATCCCGGGCACCTCCCGCCCGGCGACGGCCAGCGCGGTCAGCGGGTCCCAGCCGAACCGCTGGCCCAGCCACAGCGCGGGCAGACCGGAGCGGGCCGCCGCGACGATGTCGTCGATGGTCTTGCCCGCGTCGTCGAGCATCAGGCCGATCCTCATGGGTTTCCCCCGTCGTAGAAGGTGCGGTGCTCGTTCCCGATCTCGGTGAGCAGTTCGGCGGCCCGGGGCGCGAGCTCGGCCAGCAGCGCCGGATCCGGTTCGCCCGCCGGTTCGAAGGCGCCGCGCACGGTCGCGGCGAGCAGGTCCGCGGCGCCGGGGTGCGGCGGGGACAGGAAGAAGCCTTCGAGCGTGGCGTGCCAGGCGTAGCGGAGGTCGTCGAACGGCAGGTCGTCGCGCACCAGGCCGTGCTCGGTGAGCAGCCGGAAGTAGCCGGCGAGGGCCTCGTCGTGTCGTGACTCCGCCCGTTCGCGGGCGAGCTTGCCGAGCACGTTCGGATCGGCTCGCGTGAGCGCCCGCAGGAGGGGGCGGCGGTTGACCGACTCGAAATTCACGCGGGTCAGCTCGTGCAGCAGGACCGTGCGCGGATCCGCGCGGACGGCGGCGACGAGTTCGTCGGAGGCCGCGGCCAGCTCGCGCCGGAACACGGAGTGGAACAGGTCCTGACGCGACTTCCAGTGCAGGTAGACGGTGCCCTTGCCGACCCCGGCCCGATCGGCCACGTCGTCGACCGTCACCTTCTGGTAGCCCCAGCGCAGCAGCAGGTCGGCGGCCGCGTCGAGGATGCGTTCCGCCCGCTCCCGGCGATCCATGTGGCTAGCTTATGACCAATTTTGAAATTCAGTCAACGGTCACCAGTGGCCGGCCGTGGGCGAGGCCTCCTCGCCCGCGCCCGGCCACGGTGGCGTCGTCACGGCGACCACCGCCAGCCCGTCCGCGCCCGCCCGGAACTGGAACGCCGTGCCGAGCGGGATCGTCAGGCACACCCCGGGCGCCAGCTCGGTGACCTCCTCGCGCGTGCCCTGCCCGCGCCACATCCGGCCGCTGCCGCCGACCACGTACCAGATCTCCTCCACGGTCGCGTGCGACACGGCCTGCGACACCTGCTCCGGCTCCAGCGCGAAGTGCGCGAAGCTCGCCACGCCCGGCAGTGTGCACAGTGGACGGACCGCGGACCCGTCGGGGGCGGTGACTTCGACGGCGTCCGCGAGACGCGTGGTCTGGAAGGGTTTCACGACACGGCCTTCCGGTAGCGCCGCGACAGGACGCGCAGCCGTTCGACGAGTTCCGGCGGCCCGGTCACGGTGAAATCCAGGTCCAGCAGACCCAGGTGCACGGCGATGCTCTGCACGGTGTCCGCGCCGGTGTGCAGCACGCACCTCGTCGCGTCGATCGCCTCGACCGCGCCCACCGCCGGGTTGATCCGCTCGCGCACCACGTCCGCCGGGGCGTGCACGGTCACCTCCGCGTGGTGCCGCCACGCCGCCGCCGACACCCCGCGGCGCACCCGGTCGGTCACCTCTTCCGGCAGCTCACGCGGGGTGAACCGGGGGCCGGACGGGATCTTCGGCTCCATCCGGTCCACGCGGAAGGTGCGCCAGTCGCCGCGGTCGCAGTCCCAGGCCACGAGGTACCAGCGGCGCCCCCAGTTCACCAGCCGGTACGGCTCGGCGACGCGCCGGCTGGTCGTGCCGTCGTGGCCGGTGTAGTCGAACCGCAGCCGCTCGTGGTCGCGGCACGCCGCGGCGAGGAGGCTCAAGGTTTCGCCGCTCACGCGTGGCCCTTCGCTGTCGGTGGGCGCGCGGACGGCGTACGTGCTCAGCGCTCGCACGCGGCGCCGCAACCGCGACGGCAGTACCTGTTCCAGCTTCGTCAGCGCCCGCAACGCCGTTTCCTCGACGCCGGTGAGCGAGCCGGCCGCCGTCCGCAGGCTGATCGCGACCGCCACAGCCTCCTCGTCGTCGAGCAGGAGCGGCGGCAGCGCGGCGCCCGCGCCCAGCCGGTAGCCGCCGACCGAGCCGCGTGTGCCGTGCACCGGGTAGCCGAGGTTGCGCAGCCGCTCGACGTCGTTGCGGACGGTGCGGGTGCTCACCTCGAGCCGTTCGGCCAGTTCGGCGCCGGTCCAGTCGCGGGGTGTCTGCAGCAGGGACAGCAGGCGGAGCAGTCGGGCTGAGGTCTCCAGCATTTTCCCGAGTCTGCCCGATCAATAGGAAAGAAGTCTTCCTATTGGGCTTCTAGCTTGGTGTCATGACCGAGATCAAGCCCTTCCGCATCAACGTCCCGCAGGCCGACCTGGACGACCTGGCCGATCGCCTCGCCCGCACCCGGTTCAGCGAAGAGCTCGCCGACGGCGGCGCCGACTACGGCGTGCCGGTCGCCCGCGTGCGTGAGCTGGTCGAGTACTGGCGCGACGGCTACGACTGGCGCGCCTTCGAAGCGAGTTTGAACGCCCATCCGCAGTTCACCACCGAGATCGACGGCCAGAACGTCCACTTCCTGCACGTCCGGTCGGCGCGCGAGGACGCGCTGCCGCTGATCCTCACGCACGGCTGGCCCGGTTCGGTGGTGGAGTACCTCGACGTGATCGAGCCGCTGTCCCGCGACTTCCACCTGGTGATCCCGTCGATCCCGGGGTTCGGCTTCTCCGGCCCGACCCGCGAGCGCGGCTGGAACCGGTACCGCGTCGCGAAGGCGTGGGCCGAGCTGATGGCCCGCCTCGGCTACGAGCGCTACGGCGCGGTCGGCAACGACGGCGGCTCGCTGATCTCACCCGAGGTCGGCCGGGTGGACCTGTCGCACGTCGTGGGCGTGCACGTCACGCAGATCTTCTCGTTCCCGTCGGGTGATCCCGCCGAGATGGCCGACCTGACGCCGGAGGAAGGGTCCGCGCTGGAGCACCTGCAGTGGTTCTGGTCGAAGATGGGCGCGTTCAACCAGCTGCAGGCCCAGCAGCCGCAGACGCTGGCCCACGCGCTGGCCGATTCGCCGGCCGGGCTGGCCGGCTGGAACGGCCAGCTGCTCGCCGGCCTCGACGACGACTTCGTGGTGACGAACCTGGCGATCTACTGGCTGACCGGAACCACGGCGTCCTCGATGCGGTTCTACTGGGAGGACGCGCAGACCGAGCCGCCCGCCGAGCCGACCACGGTGCCGCTCGCGCTGGCCGGCTTCGCGAACGACTTCCAGTCCATCCGCCGCTTCGCCGAGCGCGACCACAAGAACATCGTCAGCTGGCGCACCTACGACGTCGGCGGGCACTACGCCGCGCACCAGGCCCCGGCGGAACTGGTGCGGGACATCCGGCAGTTCTTCGGCTCCCTCTAGGAGCGGACGGGGCCGGACCGCGTGTCGGCGGTCCGGCCGCGGGCGTCAGGCGTAGAGCGTCGGCGAGTACAGGCGCGCGTCGTTGCCCACGCCGTCCACCCCGAAGCGGATCGTGCTGTCCTCGCGGAAGTCCTTGTCGCACACGCCCCAGTGGCCCGAGCCGAGGTTGTTCCGGCACGTGCCCTGGCGGTAGGGCGACCCGTTCAGGTTGTTGTACCAGCGGACCTCGGCCGATTGCCCGTTCGCCTTCGTGTCGCGGACATAGAACAGGTCGCCGTAGGGCTGGTAGCAGCCCTCCACCCCGGTGTCCGTCACGCAGTAGTACCAGTAGTTGCCGCTCGGGCCGCTGGAGGCCGTCGCGATGTTGTAGTCCGAAGCCGCGGCCGTTCCCGGGACGAGCAGCGCGAGGACCGCGCCGATCGAGGATGCCAGGGCGACGAACAACGAACGTCGTGCACGCATGCGGGAACTCCTTCGCCAGGAATGGGCGCACCGTGTGCCGCCCCCAGTGGCGGAGGACATTATTGGATTGTTGAACGATTCGTCAATACTACGTCTAGATGTAAGTCCGATCTTGGTTAGTGGTCGTAGGCGATCAGGGATCGGGTGGTGGGTTGGCCGGTGGCGCGGTTGTGCCAGATGGCGGCGGTGAGGGCGAGGAGTCGTTGCGGCCGGGCAGATACGGGAACGCGCCCGGTACCTGGCGAGGCACGAACCGCAGCCACCGGGCCTCGGAACGCACCCCAGCAGCACTTGCGCCACCGCCAGCGTCAGCGGTTCAGCATCCTTCACCCATCTCCACATCCCACCCAGGGTTAGGACTTAGTCATCTACGAGCAGACGGCCCCCTGTGCGGCGGAACCGACCAGACGGGCGTACTTGGCCAGCACGCCGGTGCGGCGCGGCGGCGGGGGCGTTTCCCAGCCGGACCGGCGTTCGGCCATCTCCGCCTCGGAAATGCCCACGTCGAGCGTTCGCGTCTCCATGTCGAGCACGATCGGGTCGCCGTCGCGGACGAAGGCGATCGGGCCGCCGTGCGCGGCCTCCGGGGCGACGTGCCCGATGCACAACCCGGTGGTGCCGCCGGAGAACCGGCCGTCCGTGAGCAGCAGGACATCCTTGCCCAGCCCGGCGCCCTTGATCGCGCCCGTCACGGCGAGCATCTCGCGCATCCCGGGCCCGCCGCGCGGCCCCTCGTACCGGATCACCACCACGTCACCGGGCTGCAGCGTCGGCAGCGCGTCCATCGCGGCCTGCTCGCCGTCGAACACCCGCGCCGTGCCCTCGAACCGCGACGAGTCGAACCCGGCGCTCTTCACGACCGCGCCCTCCGGCGCGAGGCTGCCGTGCAGGATCGTGAGCCCGCCGGTCGGGTGGATCGGGTTGGACAGCTTCCGCACGACCTCGCCGTCCAGCTCCGGCGGGGCCAGCTCGGCCAGGTTCTCGGCCAGCGTCTTGCCCGTCACGGTGAGGCAGTCGCCGTGCAGCAGACCCGCGTCCAGCAGGGCCTTCATCACCACCGGCACCCCGCCGACCCGGTCGACCGCGGTCATCACGTGCCGCCCGAACGGCTTGACGTCGGCCAGGTGCGGCACCCGGTCACCGATCCGGGTGAAGTCGTCCAGCGTCAGATCGACCTCGGCCTCGTGGGCGATGGCCAGCAGGTGCAGCACCGCGTTGGTGGACCCGCCGAGCGCCATCACGACGGCGATCGCGTTCTCGAACGCCTCGCGCGTGAGCACGTCACGGGCGGTGATCCCGGCGCCGAGCATCCCGACCACGGCCTCGCCGCTCTCCCGGGCGAACCGGTCGCGCCGCCGGTCCACCGACGGCGGGCTCGCCGAGCCGGGCAGCGACATGCCCAGCGCCTCGGCCGCGCACGCCATCGTGTTCGCCGTGTACATCCCGCCGCACGCGCCCTCACCGGGGCAGATGGCGCGTTCGATTTTGTCGACCTCCTCGCGGGAGATCAGCCCGCGGGCACACGCGCCGACCGCCTCGAACGCGTCGATGATCGTCACCTCGCGGCCGTCCACATTGCCCGGCAGGATCGACCCGGCGTAGAGGAACACCGCCGCGACGTCCAGCCGTGCGGCGGCCATCAGCATCCCGGGCAGGCTCTTGTCGCACCCGGCGAGCAGCACCGCGCCGTCCAGGCGCTCGGCCTCCATCACCGTCTCCACCGAGTCGGCGATGATCTCCCGCGACACCAGCGAGAAGTGCATGCCCTCGTGGCCCATCGAGATCCCGTCGGACACCGAGATCGTGCCGAACTCCATCGGGTAGCCGCCGCCGGCGTGCACTCCCTGCTTGCTCGCCTGGGCGAGCCGTTGCAGAGACAGGTTGCACGGTGTTATCTCGTTCCATGAGGACGCGATGCCGATCTGCGGTTTGGCGAAGTCCTCGTCGCCCATCCCGACCGCGCGCAGCATGCCGCGAGCCGCCGCGCGTTCCAGTCCATCCGTCACGTCCCGCGACCGGGGTTTGAGGTCAGCCATGCTGAGCACGATAGGCGCGAGATCCACTCTCTACACAACGTTGACGTTCGGGAAAAACAAGTAGAGAATCGAGAGCCATGACGACGGTGTCATTCGATCGGCGACCGGAGGACTACCGGCACTGGCGGCTCCGGATCGAGCCGCCGCTGGCGTGGCTGGAGATGGACGTCGACGAGCAGGGCGGCCTGGTCCCGGGTTACGAGCTGAAGCTCAACTCCTACGACCTGGGCGTGGACATCGAGCTCTACGACGCCGTGCAGCGGCTGCGCTTCGAGCACCCCGAGGTGCGCGCGGTGATCCTGACCAGCGCCAAGGACAAGGTGTTCTGCGCCGGCGCGAACATCCGGATGCTGGCCGGCTCCCCGCACGAGTGGAAGGTGAACTTCTGCAAGTTCACCAACGAGACCCGCAACGGCATCGAGGACGCCACCGAGAACTCCGGCCAGATCTACCTCGCTGCGGTCAACGGCAGCTGCGCAGGCGGCGGCTACGAAATCGCCCTGGCCTGCGAGAAGATCCTGCTGGTCGATGACAACTCCTCGACCGTCGCGCTGCCCGAGGTGCCGCTGCTCGGCGTGCTGCCCGGCACCGGCGGCCTCACCCGCGTCACCGACAAGCGCCGCGTCCGCAAGGACCGTGCCGACGTGTTCGCCACCCGCCCGGACGGCGTGAAGGGCCGCACGGCGGTCGACTGGCGGCTGGTCGACGAGCTGGTCCCGCGCCAGGAGTTCCGCGCGGTCGTCGAGCAGCGGGCCCGCGAACTCGCCGCCCGCAGCAACCGGCCGGAGAACGCGCAGGGCATCGTGCTCGAACCGCTCGACCGCACCGAGGACGACGACCGCATCGCCTACCCGAACACCACCGCCGAGCTGGACCGCGCCGCCGGCGTCGTCACGATCACCGTCCGCGGACCGCAAGCAGACGGCTGGCTGCTGGCCCTGACCCGCGAGCTGGACGACCTCATCCTGCGCCTGCGCACCAACGAACCCGAGCTGGGCACCTGGGTCTTCCGCACCGAGGGCGACCCGGACGCCGTGCTCGCCGCCGAACGGGAGGTGCTCACCGGTTCCGACTGGCTGTCCAACGAGGTCCTGCACTACTACAAGCGCACGCTGAAACGGCTCGACGTCACCAGCCGCAGCCTCATCGCGCTGATCGAACCGGGCAGCTGCTTCGCCGGGGTGCTGCTGGAGCTGGCGCTGGCCTGCGACCGCCAGTACATGCTGGACGGCCCGCCGATCGACGACGAGGACAGCGACGAGCGCGCGTCGATCGTGTTGTCCGACGCGAACTTCGGCGCGTTTCCGATGGGCAACGGCCTGTCCCGCCTGGAATCCCGGTTCTACGGCGAGCACGACCACCTGGACTGGCTCAAGCGCGAGCGGGACCGGCGGCTGTCCGCCAGCGAGGCCGTCGAGCTGGGCCTGGTCACCGAGGCCCCGGACGACATCGACTGGGAGGACGAGATCCGGATCGTGCTGGAGGGCCGCGCCGCGCTGTCGCCGGACGCGCTCACCGGCATGGAGGCCAACCACCGGTTCGTCGGCCCGGAAACCATCGAGACCAAGATTTTCGGCCGGCTGACGGCCTGGCAGAACTGGATCTTCACGAGACCGAACGCCTCCGGGCCGGAGGGCGCGCTGCGCCGCTACGGCACCGGCCAGAAGGCTTCCTTCGACCGCAAGCGGGTGTGAGATGCCGACCAGGATCGACTACGACGCCAAGATCCCGAACAACGTCGAACTGTCCGACAACCGGAGGCTGCAGCGGGCGCTGGAGGGCTGGCAGCCGAAGTTCATGCACTGGTGGGCCGAGATGGGCCCGGCGCTGGAAACCCAGGGCGTGTACCTGCGCACGGCGGTCAGCGTCGGCCGCGACGGCTGGGCGCACTTCGACCACGTGGTGCCGCAGGACTACCGCTGGGGCATCTTCCTCGCCGAACGCGACCCGGACCGCCGGATCGCGTTCGGCGAGCACCGCGGCGAGCCGGCGTGGCAGCAGGTGCCCGGCGAGTACCGCGCCGACCTGCAGCGGCTGATCGTCATCCAGGGCGACACCGAGCCGGCTTCGGTGGAGCAGCAGAAACTGCTCGGCCTGACCGC
The window above is part of the Amycolatopsis thermoflava N1165 genome. Proteins encoded here:
- a CDS encoding SelB C-terminal domain-containing protein is translated as MYVVATAGHVDHGKSTLVERLTGTWPDRLAEEQRRGLTIELGFAWTEIDGRRLAFVDVPGHERFVPNMLAGVGPVPAVVFVVAADEGWMPQSAEHLAALDALGVRHALLVVTKADLADPGPATAEALSQLAVLGSCDAVSIGRGGDLAPVRRALCALVDRLPAPDPAADVRLWVDRAFTVRGAGTVVTGTLAGGTLRAGDELELAGERVSVRGLQSLGAAETEVTAVARVAVNLRGVDRDRVRRGDALLTPGAWVHTSEVDVAVRAQGELHRELVLHLGAAAVPVHVRPLGTDAARLRLREPLPLRIGDVGLLRDPGEHRIAAGVTVLDVRPPLLRRRGAARARAAELAAGRVAPPPIARASELRAMGFPLTGKRIGEWIVDDAAIARAREEARSRFDEWSSRNPVAAGMPVEALRQATGLPAAELVPAALDGTGLVMADGLVRRPGAGLPAPVLSALARLDERFRSQPFRAPEADDLAELGLGTRELAAAVRAGRLTRIADGVFLGPDAVPRAAEVLGTLPQPFTVSEARRALDTTRRVAVPLLELLDARAITARTPDSRRHLR
- a CDS encoding TIGR03564 family F420-dependent LLM class oxidoreductase, coding for MRIGLMLDDAGKTIDDIVAAARSGLPALWLGQRFGWDPLTALAVAGREVPGIELGTAIVPTWPQHPITLATRALSTQSATGNRLSLGVGLSHPVMVEGQYGLPYDRPARHLREYLSALGPLLRGETVAHQGETLTARARLEVAGATPPALLVSALGDRTLRVAGELADGTITTWAGPRTLGEHIVPKIRKAAAGRAEPRVVAGVVVAVTDEPDAIRAWVAREYGIAGTLPAYRAVLDREGVREIAEVVVAGDEDAVERELRRQLDAGATEFAAALVGSPAEQDRTLELLRSLNS
- a CDS encoding TetR/AcrR family transcriptional regulator, which codes for MDRRERAERILDAAADLLLRWGYQKVTVDDVADRAGVGKGTVYLHWKSRQDLFHSVFRRELAAASDELVAAVRADPRTVLLHELTRVNFESVNRRPLLRALTRADPNVLGKLARERAESRHDEALAGYFRLLTEHGLVRDDLPFDDLRYAWHATLEGFFLSPPHPGAADLLAATVRGAFEPAGEPDPALLAELAPRAAELLTEIGNEHRTFYDGGNP
- a CDS encoding cupin domain-containing protein, whose amino-acid sequence is MKPFQTTRLADAVEVTAPDGSAVRPLCTLPGVASFAHFALEPEQVSQAVSHATVEEIWYVVGGSGRMWRGQGTREEVTELAPGVCLTIPLGTAFQFRAGADGLAVVAVTTPPWPGAGEEASPTAGHW
- a CDS encoding helix-turn-helix transcriptional regulator, producing the protein MLETSARLLRLLSLLQTPRDWTGAELAERLEVSTRTVRNDVERLRNLGYPVHGTRGSVGGYRLGAGAALPPLLLDDEEAVAVAISLRTAAGSLTGVEETALRALTKLEQVLPSRLRRRVRALSTYAVRAPTDSEGPRVSGETLSLLAAACRDHERLRFDYTGHDGTTSRRVAEPYRLVNWGRRWYLVAWDCDRGDWRTFRVDRMEPKIPSGPRFTPRELPEEVTDRVRRGVSAAAWRHHAEVTVHAPADVVRERINPAVGAVEAIDATRCVLHTGADTVQSIAVHLGLLDLDFTVTGPPELVERLRVLSRRYRKAVS
- a CDS encoding epoxide hydrolase family protein, which translates into the protein MTEIKPFRINVPQADLDDLADRLARTRFSEELADGGADYGVPVARVRELVEYWRDGYDWRAFEASLNAHPQFTTEIDGQNVHFLHVRSAREDALPLILTHGWPGSVVEYLDVIEPLSRDFHLVIPSIPGFGFSGPTRERGWNRYRVAKAWAELMARLGYERYGAVGNDGGSLISPEVGRVDLSHVVGVHVTQIFSFPSGDPAEMADLTPEEGSALEHLQWFWSKMGAFNQLQAQQPQTLAHALADSPAGLAGWNGQLLAGLDDDFVVTNLAIYWLTGTTASSMRFYWEDAQTEPPAEPTTVPLALAGFANDFQSIRRFAERDHKNIVSWRTYDVGGHYAAHQAPAELVRDIRQFFGSL
- the ilvD gene encoding dihydroxy-acid dehydratase, whose product is MADLKPRSRDVTDGLERAAARGMLRAVGMGDEDFAKPQIGIASSWNEITPCNLSLQRLAQASKQGVHAGGGYPMEFGTISVSDGISMGHEGMHFSLVSREIIADSVETVMEAERLDGAVLLAGCDKSLPGMLMAAARLDVAAVFLYAGSILPGNVDGREVTIIDAFEAVGACARGLISREEVDKIERAICPGEGACGGMYTANTMACAAEALGMSLPGSASPPSVDRRRDRFARESGEAVVGMLGAGITARDVLTREAFENAIAVVMALGGSTNAVLHLLAIAHEAEVDLTLDDFTRIGDRVPHLADVKPFGRHVMTAVDRVGGVPVVMKALLDAGLLHGDCLTVTGKTLAENLAELAPPELDGEVVRKLSNPIHPTGGLTILHGSLAPEGAVVKSAGFDSSRFEGTARVFDGEQAAMDALPTLQPGDVVVIRYEGPRGGPGMREMLAVTGAIKGAGLGKDVLLLTDGRFSGGTTGLCIGHVAPEAAHGGPIAFVRDGDPIVLDMETRTLDVGISEAEMAERRSGWETPPPPRRTGVLAKYARLVGSAAQGAVCS
- the boxC gene encoding 2,3-epoxybenzoyl-CoA dihydrolase, yielding MTTVSFDRRPEDYRHWRLRIEPPLAWLEMDVDEQGGLVPGYELKLNSYDLGVDIELYDAVQRLRFEHPEVRAVILTSAKDKVFCAGANIRMLAGSPHEWKVNFCKFTNETRNGIEDATENSGQIYLAAVNGSCAGGGYEIALACEKILLVDDNSSTVALPEVPLLGVLPGTGGLTRVTDKRRVRKDRADVFATRPDGVKGRTAVDWRLVDELVPRQEFRAVVEQRARELAARSNRPENAQGIVLEPLDRTEDDDRIAYPNTTAELDRAAGVVTITVRGPQADGWLLALTRELDDLILRLRTNEPELGTWVFRTEGDPDAVLAAEREVLTGSDWLSNEVLHYYKRTLKRLDVTSRSLIALIEPGSCFAGVLLELALACDRQYMLDGPPIDDEDSDERASIVLSDANFGAFPMGNGLSRLESRFYGEHDHLDWLKRERDRRLSASEAVELGLVTEAPDDIDWEDEIRIVLEGRAALSPDALTGMEANHRFVGPETIETKIFGRLTAWQNWIFTRPNASGPEGALRRYGTGQKASFDRKRV